The following proteins are co-located in the Mesorhizobium australicum WSM2073 genome:
- a CDS encoding 2'-deoxycytidine 5'-triphosphate deaminase, giving the protein MRQTGILPDQDISALFRSGALKSPRALDADQIQPASLDLRLGERAWRVRASFLPGPNHKVSEKLDRLQLHEISLTEGAVLETGCVYIVPLLESLALPADISASANPKSSTGRLDIFTRVMTDRGHEFDKIAAGYNGPLYLEVSPRTFPIIARTGSRLSQIRFRTGNALLSEAELHELHRAEMLVATEPPNISGGGIALSIDLNGDKDGLVGYRGKHHTGLVDVDKRAAQDVLDFWEPIHKSRAGELVLDPDEFYILVSQEAVHVPPLYAAEMTPFDPLVGEFRVHYAGFFDPGFGHSAAGGTGSRAVLEVRSHEVPFILDHGQIVGRLVYEHMLKRPQALYGTDLGSNYQAQGLKLSKHFRAVR; this is encoded by the coding sequence TTGCGGCAGACAGGCATTCTTCCCGATCAGGACATTTCGGCGCTGTTCCGGTCCGGCGCGCTGAAGTCGCCGCGCGCGCTCGATGCCGACCAGATCCAGCCGGCAAGCCTTGATCTCAGATTGGGCGAAAGGGCCTGGCGGGTTCGCGCCTCGTTCCTGCCCGGTCCCAACCACAAGGTGTCGGAAAAGCTCGATCGGCTGCAACTGCACGAGATCAGTCTGACCGAAGGCGCGGTCCTCGAAACCGGCTGCGTCTATATTGTGCCGCTGCTCGAAAGTCTGGCCCTGCCGGCTGACATTTCGGCCTCGGCAAATCCGAAGAGCTCGACCGGGCGGCTCGACATCTTCACCCGCGTCATGACCGATCGGGGCCACGAGTTCGATAAGATCGCCGCCGGCTACAACGGTCCGCTCTATCTCGAGGTCAGCCCGCGCACCTTTCCGATCATCGCGCGCACGGGTTCGCGCCTGTCTCAAATCCGCTTTCGCACCGGCAACGCGCTGCTCTCGGAAGCCGAGTTGCATGAACTGCATCGTGCCGAGATGCTGGTCGCCACGGAGCCACCGAACATTTCCGGCGGCGGCATCGCGCTGTCGATCGACCTCAATGGCGACAAGGATGGGCTGGTCGGCTATCGTGGCAAGCACCACACCGGCCTCGTCGATGTCGACAAGCGCGCTGCGCAGGATGTCCTCGACTTCTGGGAGCCGATCCACAAGAGCCGCGCCGGCGAACTGGTGCTCGATCCCGACGAATTCTACATCCTCGTCAGCCAGGAGGCGGTGCATGTGCCGCCGCTCTACGCCGCCGAGATGACGCCATTCGATCCGCTGGTCGGCGAGTTTCGTGTCCACTATGCCGGCTTTTTCGATCCGGGTTTCGGCCATTCGGCGGCCGGCGGCACCGGCAGCCGGGCGGTGCTCGAAGTACGCAGCCACGAAGTGCCGTTCATTCTCGACCACGGCCAGATCGTCGGCCGGCTGGTCTACGAGCATATGCTGAAGCGACCGCAGGCGCTCTACGGCACCGATCTCGGCTCGAACTACCAGGCGCAGGGCCTGAAGCTGTCGAAGCATTTCCGCGCCGTGCGCTAA
- a CDS encoding O-succinylhomoserine sulfhydrylase, whose translation MSTKKRNWKPQTALVHGGTLRSGFGETSEAMYLTQGYVYQTAQAAEARFKGEEPGFIYSRYANPTVDMFEKRMCALEGAEDARATASGMAAVTAALLCSVKAGDHIVAARALFGSCRWVVETLAPRYGIEATLVDGTEIANWEKAVRPNTKLFFLESPTNPTLEVVDIAAVASLANSIGARLVVDNVFATPLQQKPLQLGAHIVVYSATKHIDGQGRCLGGVILSDKKWIDENLHDYFRHTGPSLSPFNAWTLLKGLETLPLRVRQQTESAGRIADFLAGQPQIARVIYPGRADHPQADIVKKQMSGGSTLICLDVKGGKPAAFALQNALDIVLISNNLGDAKSLITHPATTTHKNLSDEARAELGIGPGTLRLSVGLEDTDDLLEDIAQALKAAK comes from the coding sequence ATGAGCACCAAGAAGCGCAACTGGAAACCTCAGACGGCACTCGTGCATGGCGGAACCCTGCGTTCCGGCTTCGGCGAAACCTCCGAGGCGATGTACCTGACCCAGGGTTATGTCTATCAGACGGCGCAGGCCGCCGAGGCCCGCTTCAAGGGCGAAGAGCCTGGTTTCATCTATTCGCGCTACGCCAACCCGACCGTCGACATGTTCGAAAAGCGCATGTGCGCGCTTGAAGGCGCCGAAGACGCGCGCGCCACGGCGTCGGGCATGGCGGCGGTGACGGCTGCCCTTCTGTGCAGCGTCAAGGCCGGCGACCACATCGTGGCCGCGCGCGCGCTGTTCGGCTCCTGCCGCTGGGTGGTCGAGACGCTGGCGCCGCGCTATGGCATCGAGGCGACCTTGGTCGACGGCACCGAGATCGCCAATTGGGAAAAGGCGGTCAGGCCGAACACCAAGCTGTTCTTCCTGGAAAGCCCGACCAACCCGACGCTCGAGGTCGTCGACATCGCCGCCGTCGCCTCGCTTGCCAATTCGATCGGCGCGCGGCTGGTCGTCGACAATGTCTTTGCCACGCCGCTGCAACAGAAGCCGTTGCAGCTTGGTGCGCACATCGTCGTCTACTCGGCCACGAAGCACATTGACGGCCAGGGCCGCTGCCTGGGCGGCGTCATCTTGTCGGACAAGAAGTGGATTGACGAGAACCTGCACGACTATTTCCGCCACACCGGTCCCAGCCTGTCGCCGTTCAACGCCTGGACGCTGCTGAAGGGCCTGGAAACCTTGCCGCTGCGCGTGCGCCAGCAGACCGAGAGCGCCGGCAGGATCGCCGACTTCCTGGCCGGGCAGCCGCAGATCGCCCGCGTCATCTATCCCGGCCGCGCCGACCACCCGCAGGCCGATATCGTCAAGAAGCAGATGTCGGGTGGCTCGACGCTGATCTGCCTCGACGTCAAGGGCGGCAAGCCGGCGGCCTTCGCCCTGCAGAACGCCCTCGACATCGTGCTGATCTCGAACAATCTGGGCGATGCCAAGAGCCTGATCACCCATCCGGCGACGACCACCCACAAGAACCTCAGCGACGAGGCCCGCGCCGAACTCGGCATCGGGCCCGGTACGCTCAGGCTGTCGGTCGGCCTGGAGGATACGGACGACCTGCTGGAAGATATCGCGCAAGCCTTGAAGGCCGCCAAATAG
- a CDS encoding ceramide glucosyltransferase, whose translation MELTLISASLSTALILSNAASILLAASQLKRRTTIAPPAGRSPAVSIVVPSRGVEPFTHETLERAFALDWPRYELIFCVAHADDPVVKLINRAIARVPQVPARLLIGDDRVSANPKLNNCVKGWEAARHDWIILADSNVLMPRDYVEHMMAAWQHGTGLVCSTPIGSRPDGFWADVECAFLNTLQARWQYAGAALGLGFAQGKSMLWNKPMLDANGGIRALAAEIAEDAAATKLVNGLGLRVNLVAAPFEQPLGQRTFGEIWSRQARWARLRRVTFPLFFAPEILTGAAVPLALALIAAASAGVSLWATAIAVLAAFYLPECALALAKGWHVSTGMIAATVARDVMLPAIWARGWLGGAVDWRGNAMTIRTKTAELEETPSSA comes from the coding sequence ATGGAACTCACTCTCATATCCGCCTCGCTTTCGACCGCACTCATCCTCTCGAACGCTGCCAGCATCCTGCTTGCCGCTTCACAGCTGAAACGGCGCACCACGATTGCCCCGCCGGCGGGCAGATCGCCGGCGGTGTCGATTGTCGTCCCGTCGCGCGGCGTCGAGCCATTCACACATGAGACGCTGGAACGCGCCTTCGCGCTCGACTGGCCGCGCTACGAACTGATCTTCTGCGTCGCCCATGCCGACGACCCGGTGGTCAAACTGATAAACAGGGCGATTGCCCGGGTTCCGCAGGTGCCGGCCCGGCTGTTGATCGGCGACGACCGTGTCAGTGCCAATCCAAAGCTCAACAATTGCGTCAAAGGCTGGGAAGCGGCGCGCCACGACTGGATCATTCTTGCCGATTCCAACGTTCTGATGCCGAGGGACTATGTCGAGCACATGATGGCGGCGTGGCAGCACGGTACCGGCCTTGTCTGCTCGACGCCGATCGGCTCCAGGCCAGATGGTTTCTGGGCCGACGTCGAATGCGCCTTCCTCAACACATTGCAGGCCCGCTGGCAGTATGCCGGTGCGGCGCTCGGCCTCGGCTTCGCCCAGGGCAAGAGCATGCTGTGGAACAAGCCGATGCTGGACGCCAATGGCGGCATACGCGCGCTGGCCGCCGAGATCGCCGAGGACGCCGCCGCAACCAAGCTGGTGAACGGCCTCGGCCTGCGTGTCAACCTCGTTGCGGCGCCCTTCGAGCAGCCGCTCGGCCAGCGCACGTTTGGCGAGATCTGGTCGCGCCAGGCCCGCTGGGCGCGCCTGCGTCGCGTCACCTTCCCGCTGTTCTTCGCGCCCGAGATCCTGACTGGTGCGGCGGTCCCGCTGGCTCTTGCGCTGATTGCCGCGGCGAGCGCCGGCGTCAGCCTCTGGGCAACCGCGATTGCCGTGCTGGCGGCATTCTATCTTCCGGAATGCGCTCTGGCCCTGGCCAAGGGTTGGCACGTCTCGACGGGCATGATCGCGGCGACGGTCGCGCGGGACGTCATGCTCCCGGCCATCTGGGCGCGCGGCTGGCTCGGCGGCGCCGTCGACTGGCGCGGCAACGCCATGACCATCCGCACCAAGACGGCGGAACTGGAGGAGACGCCATCGAGCGCTTGA
- the apaG gene encoding Co2+/Mg2+ efflux protein ApaG: MYRAVTRNIEVQVRPFYLEDRSNPQENRYVWGYQITIDNQSDEFVQLLSRYWHITDGAGRVEEVRGPGVVGDQPELNPGDSYQYTSGCPLSTPSGIMVGRYTMRNKRGETFDIAIPAFSLDLPGTRRTVN, translated from the coding sequence ATGTACCGCGCCGTGACGCGCAACATCGAAGTGCAGGTCAGGCCGTTCTATCTGGAGGATCGTTCAAATCCCCAAGAGAACCGCTACGTCTGGGGCTATCAGATAACGATCGACAACCAGTCTGACGAGTTCGTGCAGCTTCTGTCGCGCTATTGGCACATCACCGATGGTGCCGGCCGGGTCGAGGAGGTGCGCGGGCCGGGCGTTGTCGGCGACCAGCCGGAACTCAATCCCGGCGACAGCTATCAGTACACGTCCGGCTGCCCGCTCTCGACACCCTCCGGGATCATGGTCGGACGCTACACGATGCGCAACAAGCGCGGCGAGACGTTCGACATCGCCATCCCGGCCTTCTCGCTCGATCTGCCGGGGACAAGGCGCACGGTGAACTGA
- a CDS encoding Hsp33 family molecular chaperone — MAAPWSFVMLESHQVTEHHPKLGEFGYAGDDHVVPFEVGPLDVRGRTVQLGPMLDAILGRHDYPEPVARLLAEACVLTVLLGTSLKFEGKFILQTRTDGPVDMLVADFSTPSALRAYARFDADRLEALVAAGETSQQTLLGSGVLALTIDQGAHTQRYQGIVQLDGETLEDAARTYFRQSEQIPTDIRLSVAKLLTPGIGGAREQWRAGGILAQFLPQSPERMRIPDLPGGDGDPREEVHNPADNSWQELLALLGTIEPTELIDPTIGAERLLYRLFHEHGVRVFGGVPVADQCSCSRDKIRGILEGFSAQEIKDSTEDGGIHVACEFCSTQYDFDPAEFAAQ, encoded by the coding sequence ATGGCCGCGCCCTGGAGCTTTGTCATGTTGGAAAGCCATCAAGTGACTGAACATCACCCCAAACTCGGCGAGTTCGGCTACGCCGGCGACGATCACGTCGTTCCCTTCGAGGTCGGTCCGCTCGACGTGCGCGGCCGCACGGTCCAGCTTGGGCCGATGCTCGACGCCATCCTTGGCCGCCACGATTATCCCGAGCCGGTCGCCCGCCTGCTGGCGGAAGCCTGCGTGCTGACCGTTCTGCTCGGCACCTCGCTCAAATTCGAAGGCAAGTTCATCCTGCAGACCCGTACCGACGGGCCTGTAGACATGCTGGTCGCGGACTTCTCCACGCCCTCGGCACTGCGCGCCTATGCACGCTTCGATGCGGATCGGCTCGAAGCACTGGTCGCGGCAGGCGAGACGTCCCAGCAGACGCTGCTTGGCAGCGGCGTGCTGGCGCTGACCATCGACCAGGGCGCCCATACCCAGCGCTACCAAGGCATCGTCCAGCTCGACGGCGAAACGCTGGAAGACGCGGCGCGCACCTATTTCCGTCAGTCGGAACAGATCCCGACCGATATCAGGCTCTCGGTCGCCAAGCTGCTGACGCCCGGGATCGGCGGCGCGCGCGAGCAATGGCGCGCCGGCGGCATCCTGGCGCAGTTCCTGCCGCAATCGCCCGAGCGCATGCGCATTCCGGACCTGCCGGGTGGGGACGGCGATCCGCGCGAGGAAGTCCACAATCCGGCCGATAATTCCTGGCAGGAACTCCTGGCCTTGCTCGGCACCATCGAGCCGACCGAATTGATCGACCCGACCATAGGCGCCGAGCGGCTGCTGTATCGTCTGTTCCACGAGCATGGCGTGCGCGTCTTCGGCGGCGTTCCCGTGGCCGACCAGTGCTCATGCTCCCGCGACAAGATCCGTGGCATCCTCGAAGGCTTCTCAGCGCAGGAGATCAAGGACAGCACAGAGGATGGCGGCATCCATGTCGCCTGCGAATTCTGCTCGACGCAGTACGACTTCGATCCGGCCGAGTTTGCGGCTCAGTAA
- the argF gene encoding ornithine carbamoyltransferase — protein sequence MSVRHFTDLSTVSEGDLRFMLDDAVTRKARLKAGERTKPLEGKVLAMIFDKPSTRTRVSFDVGMRQLGGETIMLTGTEMQLGRSETIADTAKVLSRYVDAIMIRTTSHERLLELTENATVPVINGLTDDTHPCQLMADIMTFEEHRGPVAGKTIAWTGDGNNVLHSLLEASARFRFNLNVAVPEGSEPAQKHIDWSKAHGGKLHFTRSPEEAVDQADCIVTDCWVSMGQEHRARGHNVFSPYQVNAALMAKAKPDALFMHCLPAHRGEEVTDEVIDGPHSVVFDEAENRLHAQKAVLAWCLGA from the coding sequence ATGTCAGTTCGCCATTTCACTGATCTTTCCACCGTTTCCGAAGGCGATTTGCGCTTCATGCTGGATGATGCGGTGACGCGAAAGGCGCGTCTCAAGGCCGGCGAGCGGACCAAGCCGCTCGAAGGCAAGGTGCTGGCCATGATCTTCGACAAGCCGTCGACGCGCACGCGCGTTTCTTTCGACGTCGGCATGCGCCAGCTCGGCGGCGAGACCATCATGCTGACCGGCACCGAGATGCAGCTCGGCCGCTCCGAGACAATCGCCGACACCGCCAAGGTGCTGTCGCGCTACGTCGATGCGATCATGATCCGCACCACTTCGCATGAGCGGCTGCTGGAGCTGACCGAGAATGCCACCGTTCCGGTGATCAACGGGCTGACCGACGACACCCATCCCTGCCAGCTGATGGCCGACATCATGACCTTCGAGGAGCATCGCGGTCCGGTGGCCGGCAAGACGATTGCCTGGACCGGCGACGGCAACAATGTGCTGCACTCGCTGCTCGAAGCCTCGGCACGGTTCCGCTTCAATCTCAACGTCGCCGTGCCCGAAGGCAGCGAACCGGCGCAGAAGCATATCGACTGGTCCAAGGCGCATGGCGGCAAGCTGCATTTCACCCGCTCGCCCGAGGAAGCCGTCGACCAGGCCGACTGCATCGTCACCGATTGCTGGGTATCGATGGGACAGGAACACCGTGCTCGCGGGCACAATGTCTTCTCGCCCTATCAGGTCAACGCGGCGCTGATGGCCAAGGCCAAGCCGGATGCATTGTTCATGCACTGCCTGCCGGCCCATCGCGGCGAGGAAGTGACCGACGAGGTCATCGACGGGCCGCATTCGGTGGTCTTCGACGAGGCCGAGAACCGGCTCCATGCCCAGAAGGCAGTGCTTGCCTGGTGCCTCGGTGCTTGA
- a CDS encoding aspartate aminotransferase family protein — protein MSGSALYETFARAPLAFDHGEGTWLVTDKGERYLDFAGGIAVNSLGHGHPHLVAALTEQAAKLWHVSNLYEIPGQSRLGERLADATFADKVFFTNSGAEALECAIKTARRYHFVKGHPERFRIITFEGAFHGRTLATIAAGGQYKYLEGFGPKVEGFDQVGFDDIDAAEKAITPETAAILIEPVQGEGGIRPVPTQSLKRLRQLCEQHGLLLIYDEVQCGIGRTGKLFAHEWSAVTPDIMAIAKGIGGGFPMGACLATDEAAVGMTAGVHGTTFGGNPLAMAVGNAVLDVVLEDGFLEDVQRKALLMKQGLASIADEFPEIVEDIRGTGLMLGLKCAMPNGKVNMALRDQHLLAVPAGDNVIRLLPPLTVTDAEIHEALNRIRAGAKGLSEAIASAAAK, from the coding sequence ATGAGCGGTTCGGCGCTTTACGAGACCTTTGCTCGCGCACCCCTGGCCTTCGACCATGGGGAAGGCACTTGGCTGGTTACCGACAAGGGCGAGCGATATCTTGATTTCGCCGGCGGCATCGCGGTCAACTCGCTTGGCCACGGCCATCCGCATCTTGTCGCGGCCCTCACCGAACAGGCGGCGAAACTCTGGCACGTCTCCAATCTCTATGAGATTCCGGGGCAGAGCAGGCTTGGCGAGCGGCTGGCTGATGCCACCTTCGCCGACAAGGTATTCTTCACCAATTCCGGCGCCGAGGCGCTGGAATGCGCGATCAAGACGGCGCGGCGCTACCACTTCGTCAAGGGACATCCCGAGCGCTTCCGCATCATCACCTTCGAGGGCGCCTTCCATGGCCGCACGCTGGCGACCATCGCGGCAGGCGGCCAGTACAAATATCTCGAAGGCTTCGGACCCAAGGTCGAAGGCTTCGACCAGGTTGGCTTCGACGACATCGACGCCGCCGAGAAGGCGATCACGCCCGAGACCGCCGCGATCCTGATCGAGCCGGTGCAAGGCGAGGGCGGTATCCGCCCAGTACCGACACAGTCGCTCAAGCGGCTGCGGCAGCTCTGCGAACAGCACGGCCTGTTGTTGATATACGACGAGGTCCAGTGCGGCATTGGCCGTACCGGCAAGCTGTTCGCGCATGAGTGGTCCGCGGTGACGCCCGACATCATGGCAATCGCCAAGGGCATTGGCGGCGGCTTCCCGATGGGCGCCTGCCTTGCCACCGACGAGGCGGCCGTCGGCATGACCGCCGGCGTGCACGGCACCACATTCGGCGGCAATCCGCTGGCAATGGCGGTCGGCAACGCCGTGCTCGACGTCGTTCTGGAAGACGGCTTCCTGGAGGATGTCCAGCGCAAGGCGCTGCTGATGAAGCAGGGGCTAGCCTCGATAGCCGACGAATTCCCCGAAATCGTCGAGGATATCAGGGGCACCGGGCTGATGCTCGGCCTCAAATGCGCGATGCCCAACGGCAAGGTGAACATGGCGCTGCGCGACCAGCATTTGCTGGCGGTTCCGGCCGGCGACAACGTCATTCGCCTGCTGCCACCGCTCACCGTCACCGACGCCGAGATTCACGAAGCGCTCAACCGCATCCGCGCCGGCGCCAAGGGCCTGTCGGAGGCGATCGCCTCCGCCGCCGCGAAGTAA
- a CDS encoding GcrA family cell cycle regulator, with amino-acid sequence MNWTDERVELLRKLWSEGLSASQIAAQLGGVSRNAVIGKVHRLKLSGRGRATATPARQKKATQGSTAQKSVARAASTARHVTTSIGATALQTQFDAEPVARHYIRPVENVVVPISRHLQLVELTERTCKWPNGDPLSEDFNFCGNEAAETGPYCKYHARVAFQPAAERRRNR; translated from the coding sequence ATGAACTGGACTGACGAGCGGGTAGAACTCTTGAGAAAACTGTGGTCGGAGGGTCTGAGCGCAAGCCAGATTGCTGCGCAGCTTGGAGGGGTCAGCCGCAATGCCGTCATCGGCAAGGTGCACCGGCTGAAGCTGTCGGGTCGCGGTCGCGCAACAGCGACGCCGGCGCGCCAGAAGAAGGCTACGCAGGGATCGACCGCCCAGAAATCGGTGGCGCGCGCCGCAAGCACGGCACGCCACGTCACGACTTCGATCGGCGCGACGGCCCTTCAGACGCAATTCGACGCCGAACCGGTGGCGCGGCACTACATCCGTCCGGTCGAGAACGTCGTAGTGCCGATCTCACGGCATCTGCAGCTCGTCGAACTGACCGAGCGCACCTGCAAATGGCCGAACGGCGATCCACTTTCGGAGGACTTCAATTTCTGCGGCAACGAAGCCGCTGAAACCGGTCCCTACTGTAAATACCATGCCCGCGTGGCGTTCCAGCCGGCGGCGGAGCGGCGGCGCAATCGCTGA
- a CDS encoding magnesium and cobalt transport protein CorA: MEYVREFKASPPTSGIIACGVYTAGRRIADIPIEEAGEWAKKSGHVVWIGLLEPDRELLLRVKAQFHLHELAIEDAEHPHQRPKIEQYGDALFIVARTAQLIDGRVTFGETHLFVGSGYIVSVRHGPSTSYAAVRQHWESCPHSLAKGEDFVLYAILDFIVDNYMPVLEQIEDEVEAIEDKVLLKPMTGPDIERLYMLRRDLLRLRNAALPLVEVCRRLTSADLPQIHSAMHPLFRDVTDHIRTVQEKIDSLREVLAFAFEASLLVGQSQETAISKKLASWAAILAVPTAFAGIYGMNFTDMPELKMAYGYPMVLATIALICCFLYWRFRKNGWL; the protein is encoded by the coding sequence ATGGAATATGTCCGGGAGTTCAAGGCCTCGCCGCCGACATCGGGCATCATCGCCTGCGGTGTCTATACCGCCGGGCGCCGTATCGCCGATATTCCGATCGAGGAAGCGGGCGAATGGGCCAAGAAGTCGGGACATGTCGTCTGGATCGGGCTGCTTGAGCCTGACCGCGAACTTCTGCTGCGCGTCAAGGCGCAGTTTCATCTCCATGAGCTGGCGATCGAGGATGCCGAGCATCCGCACCAGCGGCCAAAGATCGAGCAATATGGCGATGCGCTGTTCATCGTCGCCCGCACGGCGCAGCTGATCGACGGGCGCGTCACCTTCGGCGAGACACACCTGTTTGTCGGCTCAGGCTATATCGTCAGCGTCAGGCACGGTCCTTCGACATCCTATGCCGCCGTGCGGCAGCACTGGGAAAGCTGCCCGCACTCGCTGGCCAAGGGCGAGGATTTCGTCCTCTATGCCATTCTCGACTTCATCGTCGACAATTACATGCCCGTGCTCGAGCAGATCGAGGATGAGGTCGAGGCGATCGAGGACAAGGTCCTGCTGAAGCCGATGACCGGCCCCGACATCGAACGCCTTTACATGCTGCGCCGCGACCTCCTGCGCCTGCGCAACGCGGCATTGCCCCTGGTGGAAGTCTGTCGCCGGCTGACCAGCGCCGACCTGCCGCAGATCCATTCGGCCATGCACCCGCTGTTCCGCGACGTTACGGATCATATCCGTACCGTCCAGGAGAAGATCGACAGTCTGCGCGAGGTGCTGGCCTTTGCCTTCGAGGCCAGTCTTCTGGTCGGCCAAAGCCAGGAAACGGCGATCTCCAAGAAACTCGCTTCATGGGCGGCCATCCTGGCGGTGCCAACCGCATTCGCCGGCATCTACGGCATGAACTTTACCGACATGCCGGAGCTGAAGATGGCATATGGCTATCCGATGGTGCTGGCCACCATCGCGCTGATCTGCTGCTTCCTGTATTGGCGCTTCAGGAAGAACGGCTGGCTGTGA
- the phoU gene encoding phosphate signaling complex protein PhoU: MQSVHIVSAYDEELKYLSKRIAAMGGHAERMVEQAVAALVNADPGLAQKVIRDDAVLDEGQREIDDKAIIIIARRQPMATDLREIVGAIRISADLERVGDLGKNVAKRVVAVTDGRQPTSLFRGLEALANLALTQLKEVLDVYASRSVDKIGFVRDRDDQIDAMYTSLFRELLTYMMEDPRNITPCTHLLFCAKNIERIGDHATNIAETIYYIVTGDQMPADRPKGDKTDKIGLPEALPVK; this comes from the coding sequence ATGCAGTCCGTTCACATTGTCAGCGCCTATGACGAGGAACTGAAATATCTTTCGAAGCGCATCGCCGCGATGGGTGGGCACGCCGAGCGCATGGTCGAGCAGGCGGTCGCCGCCCTGGTCAATGCCGATCCGGGGCTGGCTCAGAAGGTCATCCGAGACGACGCCGTCCTGGACGAGGGACAGCGTGAGATCGACGACAAGGCGATCATCATTATCGCCAGGCGTCAGCCTATGGCGACTGACCTGCGCGAGATCGTCGGCGCCATCCGCATTTCGGCCGACCTCGAGCGCGTCGGCGACCTCGGCAAGAACGTCGCCAAGCGGGTGGTTGCCGTTACCGACGGCCGGCAGCCGACCAGCCTGTTTCGCGGCCTGGAGGCTCTGGCCAATTTGGCGCTGACCCAGCTGAAGGAAGTCCTCGACGTCTATGCATCGCGCTCAGTCGACAAGATCGGCTTCGTGCGCGACCGTGACGACCAGATCGATGCCATGTACACGTCGCTGTTTCGCGAATTGCTGACCTACATGATGGAAGATCCGCGCAACATCACGCCCTGTACGCATCTGCTGTTCTGCGCCAAGAATATCGAGCGGATCGGCGATCACGCCACCAACATCGCCGAGACCATCTACTATATCGTCACCGGCGACCAGATGCCCGCCGACCGGCCGAAAGGCGACAAGACCGACAAAATCGGCCTCCCCGAGGCGCTGCCGGTGAAGTGA
- a CDS encoding ATP-binding protein, whose protein sequence is MTELGAEQKSTGQAVAARLWHSRWLLAAGVVAVLIAFGFAGFSAYVLVPALLLLPAAAILPVTGARHSAGNAAAIEAIGLQRLSGEYLAAAVADPLIIFDHAATIVHANAAAFAAFGGIAPGISLPLKFRAPEMQALLDSVLSGTVASDVVDYTEKLPVERAYRVSASSVGHGTDLYVLVFKDQSEARRIDRMRADFIANASHELRTPLASIAGFIETLRGPARNDPAAREQFLQIMQNQTGRMARLIDDLLSLSRLEMKPYLKPGTEVDLRQTVDSVIDSLGPLARENNVAIERDFAKGPLDVPGDRDELFQVFENLLENACKYGQSGGRVVVSIARGDDGSEPGIDVTIRDFGPGIPEEHIPRITERFYRIDVETSRTQKGTGLGLSIVKHILTRHNARLTIRSEVGKGAAFSVHLPAH, encoded by the coding sequence ATGACCGAGCTGGGCGCAGAGCAGAAGAGCACGGGGCAAGCTGTGGCCGCTCGGCTGTGGCACAGCCGCTGGCTGCTTGCGGCCGGTGTCGTGGCGGTTCTGATCGCCTTTGGCTTCGCGGGCTTTTCCGCCTACGTGCTGGTGCCGGCGCTGCTCCTGCTGCCGGCCGCGGCAATATTGCCGGTCACCGGCGCCCGCCATTCCGCGGGGAACGCCGCGGCGATCGAGGCGATTGGCTTGCAGCGCCTGTCCGGTGAATATCTGGCGGCCGCCGTGGCCGACCCGCTCATCATCTTCGACCACGCCGCCACCATCGTCCACGCCAACGCCGCCGCCTTTGCCGCCTTTGGCGGCATCGCGCCCGGCATATCGCTGCCGCTGAAATTCCGGGCGCCGGAAATGCAGGCGCTGCTGGACAGTGTGCTGTCGGGCACTGTCGCCTCGGATGTCGTCGACTACACGGAGAAACTGCCTGTCGAACGGGCCTACCGCGTCAGCGCATCCTCGGTCGGGCATGGCACCGATCTTTATGTGCTGGTTTTCAAGGACCAGAGCGAGGCGCGGCGTATCGACCGCATGCGCGCCGATTTCATTGCCAATGCCAGCCACGAATTGCGCACCCCGCTGGCCTCGATCGCGGGCTTCATCGAAACGCTGCGCGGACCGGCCCGCAACGATCCGGCGGCGCGCGAGCAGTTCCTCCAGATCATGCAGAACCAGACCGGCCGCATGGCGCGCCTGATCGACGACCTCCTGTCGCTGTCGCGATTGGAGATGAAGCCCTATCTCAAGCCGGGAACCGAAGTCGATCTGCGCCAGACCGTCGACAGCGTCATCGATTCGCTCGGCCCGCTCGCCCGCGAAAACAATGTCGCCATCGAGCGCGATTTCGCCAAGGGGCCGCTCGATGTGCCGGGCGATCGCGACGAGCTGTTCCAGGTGTTCGAGAACCTTTTGGAAAATGCCTGCAAATACGGCCAGTCGGGCGGTCGTGTCGTGGTGTCGATCGCGCGCGGCGATGATGGTTCCGAACCCGGCATCGACGTCACCATCAGGGATTTTGGTCCCGGCATCCCCGAGGAGCACATACCGCGCATCACCGAGCGCTTCTATCGTATCGATGTCGAGACCAGCCGGACCCAGAAGGGCACGGGGCTTGGCCTGTCGATCGTCAAGCACATCCTGACGCGTCACAACGCCAGGCTGACGATCAGGTCCGAGGTCGGCAAGGGCGCCGCCTTCTCGGTCCATTTGCCGGCGCACTGA